A window from Populus trichocarpa isolate Nisqually-1 chromosome 3, P.trichocarpa_v4.1, whole genome shotgun sequence encodes these proteins:
- the LOC7461979 gene encoding O-fucosyltransferase 29 — protein sequence MGVANKAWMLSLLSEKPNLALYNQSNGKHYQYHQNIYNDWRWWRSSATQQHRRKVPWSLVCGLMLFGLGLVSLFTGHVASDLEWYSQRLVKRSLFYSRLEGRRREAIDIWKSKYSNLFYGCSERGRNFPPAVRERASNGYLLIAASGGLNQQRTGITDAVVVARILNATLVVPELDHHSYWKDDSDFVNIFDVDWFISYLAKDVTIVKRVPDKVMRSMEKPPYTMRVPRKSPPEYYLDQVLPILLRRRVVQLTKFDYRLASNLDEELQKLRCRANYHALRFTKPIQEIGERLVTKMRKMAKRYIAIHLRFEPDMLAFSGCYFGGGEKERFELGEIRKRWATLPDLSPDGERERGKCPLTPHEVGLMLRALGFANDTYLYVASGEIYGGEETLRPLRELFPNFYTKEMLAIEELKSFFPFSSRMAAIDYIVCDESDVFVTNNNGNMAKILAGRRRYAGHKRTIRPNAKKLSALFKARDRMDWDTFAKKVKASQRGFMGEPDEVRPGRGDFHEYPSCICEKPFTDDENRKGEDLLSDRIHMNLKENVDSKYVGENQGDKSLQRLKKRSIEEPISLRENKDGENFPD from the exons ATGGGAGTGGCTAACAAGGCTTGGATGCTTAGCTTGTTATCGGAAAAACCGAACCTGGCGCTTTATAACCAATCAAACGGAAAACATTatcaatatcatcaaaatatttataatgacTGGCGGTGGTGGAGATCTTCGGCGACCCAGCAGCACCGGAGGAAGGTGCCGTGGTCGCTTGTTTGCGGTTTGATGCTGTTTGGTTTGGGATTGGTTTCTCTCTTCACTGGACACGTGGCTTCTGATCTTGAGTGGTACTCTCAACGATTAGTCAAGCGCAGCCTCTTCTACTCTAGGCTG GAGGGAAGGCGACGTGAAGCAATTGATATTTGGAAATCAAAATACTCGAATCTCTTCTATGGATGTAGCGAAAGAGGGCGTAATTTTCCTC CTGCCGTACGTGAGCGGGCATCAAATGGCTATTTGCTTATTGCTGCAAGCGGAGGGTTGAACCAACAAAGAACTGGA ATAACAGATGCTGTGGTTGTTGCACGGATTCTTAATGCTACATTAGTTGTGCCTGAGCTAGATCATCACTCCTATTGGAAGGATGATAG TGACTTTGTCAACATTTTTGACGTTGATTGGTTCATTTCTTACCTTGCAAAAGATGTCACCATTGTGAAAAGAGTTCCTGACAAAGTCATGAGGTCAATGGAAAAACCCCCATATACCATGCGTGTCCCAAGAAAATCCCCCCCTGAGTATTATCTGGATCAAGTTCTGCCAATATTATTAAGGAGACGT GTTGTGCAGTTGACGAAGTTTGACTATAGGCTTGCAAGTAACCTTGACGAAGAGCTGCAAAAGTTGCGCTGCCGGGCTAATTATCATGCTTTAAGATTTACAAAACCCATACAAGAAATTGGAGAGAGACTCGTGACAAAAATGCGAAAGATGGCAAAACGTTACATTGCAATTCACTTGAG GTTTGAACCTGATATGCTTGCGTTTTCTGGGTGTTACTTTGGTGGGGGTGAAAAGGAGAGATTTGAGCTTggtgaaataagaaaaagatgGGCAACATTACCT GATTTAAGCCCTGATGGAGAGCGTGAGAGAGGAAAATGTCCACTCACTCCTCATGAAGTAGGATTAATGCTGCGTGCCCTTGGTTTTGCTAACGACACATACCTCTATGTTGCATCTGGAGAAATATATGGCGGGGAAGAGACTTTGAGACCCCTTAGAGAACTCTTCCCAAACTTCTATACGAAGGAGATGCTTGCAATCGAAGAGCTGAaatctttttttccattttcctcTCGCATGGCAGCCATTGACTACATTGTCTGTGATGAGAGTGATGTCTTTGTCACAAATAACAATGGAAACATGGCCAAGATTCTTGCTGGTCGAAG GAGATATGCTGGGCATAAGAGGACCATCAGACCGAATGCAAAGAAGCTCAGTGCATTGTTCAAGGCAAGGGATCGGATGGACTGGGATACATTTGCCAAAAAGGTGAAAGCAAGCCAGAGAGGATTTATGGGAGAACCCGATGAGGTGAGGCCTGGACGAGGTGACTTTCATGAATATCCATCTTGTATCTGTGAGAAGCCATTTACGGATGATGAAAACAGAAAGGGCGAAGATCTACTGTCAGATAGAATTCATATGAACTTGAAGGAAAATGTTGATTCCAAGTATGTTGGGGAGAATCAAGGTGACAAAAGCCTCCAGAGATTGAAGAAGAGAAGCATAGAAGAACCAATATCTTTAAGAGAGAACAAGGACGGTGAAAATTTTCCTGACTAA